The nucleotide sequence TAAAGGGTAAAATGGAAGTTGACTAATATCCCTCTGAGTATTGGTTCCTATTGGAACTTTAAGTCTGCAATCAATCTGAATATTGGACATAAATTAtgaaacagaaaattttaaataaaaatattgattACTCACATATATTTTcatgcatttttatttcttttttccccgATTGAGTGAAGTTTCACTTTTCTTACTGTATGTACTTTCATGCATTTTAATACACAtgtttaaaacaaatttttataTAATTAATTTTCCTTCCCTGATAAGAATGTTTGTTATTTCTTCTGTTAACTCTAAATTATATCCTTAGGGTTGTGAAAtcttaaaatacatattttaataataagTTAATGACAGCATATGGTAGCCTTTTTTTGTAACATCAATAATTAACAAAACTAATTCCATGGTATATACTCATTTTTGTAATTGTTTTTTGAAACAAAAAGTGTCTGGGCTGCAAAAAAGTAATTGAAAATGCAAAGATATTGCAAGGTAACATCGAGAGCAATATAGTTAATAAGGGAAACATGTCTATTTAGATGGAACAAATAGTTTTTTCAGGGCTACCTGCATATCTGTATTTCTCAGACAGTAGACAACAGGGTTCAGGCTGGGTGTGAGGATGGAGTAAAACACAGACACTAGCCGTCCTTGTGTGGGAGAATAATGGGAAGCAGGTCTCAGGTAAGCAAAGCTCCCAGTGACATAAAACAGAATTACAGTGGCCAGATGAGAGGAACAAGTGGAGAAAGCCTTCCAACGACCATCTGCAGAGTTGATCTGAGCAATGGTGTGGATGATGAACGCATAGGAAATTATAGTCAGGGCACAGGCACCAAGAATAATGCACCCGCCCACTGCAAATCCAACTTCCTCGTTTGCGTGGGGATCACTGCAGGAGAGTCTCATGATAGGGGAGCTATCACAGAAGAAGTGATCAATGACATTGGGCCCACAGAACTGTAGGGAAAAGGTATTGACTGTGTGGAAGATGGCATAGAGTGCCCCACTCAACCAGGCTACAATAACAAGCTCcgcacagagctttctactcataATGATTCCATAGAGAAGGGGCCTGTGGATGGCCAGACAGCGGTCATACGCCATGGCCGTAAGCAAAAAACACTCCGATGCACAGAGCATTACAAATGCGAAGAGCTGAGCCACACATTCCCAAAAGGAAATGACTCCTGAGCCCATAAGTGAGTTGATCAACGCCTTGGGGATAGTGACGGAGGTATAGCACAGGTCCAAGAAGGACAGGTTCTTCAGGAAAaagtacatgggggtgtggaGGCGGCTGTCCCTGGTCACAGCTGCGATGATGGAAATGTTCCCCAAGAGGGCAAAGAGGTAGATGGAAAGGATAAGTGCAGTGCTCACAAGCCTCAGTTCGAGCATTTCTGAGAAGCCCTTGAGAATAAATTCTGTAACCGTGGTGTCATTTGTCATCCCCTTATTAAGTCATTGACACAAAACATCAACAAGTGCTCAAGCTGTGTTCAAAGGTCCCAATGCTGAAGCCATCCATAGAGGCGATCAAAAGTCAAAGTAGATTCCAACCACGGGTCATGAGTCCCACtcgcttctctttctctcttgcagCTGTTCTGTTAACTCTGGGCATAGCAGGTTTTTCAGAGACAAGTGAGGAATTAAACATGTCACCTTTAAACTGTTGTATATCTAAGCACATACATCTCACATTCAATTACACATTTCAAACTAACTCACATTACTTAATGCAAAAGATGAAATTGTTGGATATATTTCATAAACATTCACTGAGCAATTGCTCTGTGTACTTTATCGACTAGATACTGTTTAGGACAAAAGCATGGGAATGGATGTAATTCATGCTCAGGAAGATTGAATAGATACTGTGCATAATTGAAACTCCAGGATCAATTGTGATGGAATGGATTCATATTGGGGCTGCCCATATGAGATTACTAGCATGGGTAAGCCAGTTCTATAAATTTTTCAGTAAAAGTAAATGATCCTAATTTTAGCATaacatttcccacactgtcaaacaggaaaaccaaaacccaaaacccTAACCTACAACTActgagttgatttggactcatagcaacccctaggGCAGAGCAAGCTGCCTTTGGGGGTTTctagggctataaatctttacaaaagcaaaagggctcatctttctcctaaagagggactggtgggtttggatTATTGACCTCATAGTTAACAGTTCAATGCATAAACCACACCCCCACCAGGGATATTAAACACAGCAACCCTGGGCTGGATTTGATTCAGTGTCCTCTGCTACACCCAAGTATATCTTCAGGACCCAAGCCTctccaagagtgacagtcttactGGATTATTATCTTAAAAGTTATAAGGCTTTTCTCAAGTAAACCTTAGTAAAACAGAACTCAGGAATATTAAGCACATAATTGTTTTGTGTCAGTACACAGACTGTCTCACCTGCAGCACTTCAGTACCCAGGAGTTCGTCCCTTACATTCCACCTGGAAAATAGCAAGGCCTAACGGGACTCACCGTTTTAAGTAAGCATGAGAAACTGGGTGTGGAATATAGGGGAGTGACGTGAGGATGAAAGAATCCGTGGATCTATATCATTTGGAATAAAAGAAACAGAGTTACTTGAAAATCATATGCAGCATCAAAAACttggatgaaatatacaacttatacatacatacatacatatgcacacatattcACTTACGTGTAATCCTTTGAAACGCATTGCATATATTTGCAAGTGAAGAATTCCAAAGcatacctacacacatacacacattatcaatgaatcaattctgactcatagcaagcagctcattgggtttccaaaactgtaaatctttaagcagGCGGACAGTCACATCTTTCACTCTCAAAACAACAGGGGAGTCTGAATTGCCTATTCTGTGGTCACCGTCCAGTGCTTACCCAAGAGCAGCACCACggaaattgtgaaatatttggaACTGAGCATTAATGGAGTAAGTTATTAAGTGGGACTATGGAGAATAgaaagaatttttaagaaaaagttACATATTTCAACAGGAGAAAGGGACAGGATCATGGAGAAGGGCATGCCAGTAACATACAGTGAATTAGCATATGCAAAAATCTGTGGATGTATTACAAACTTAAGAAGTATTTCAAGTTGCCACATTGAGTTATACTTGTATAAATTATATTGTCATTTTCCAGCTGCTATCAAGTGTATTCTATCCATGAGGATCCCATGTGTGCCAGAGCAGAAATATGCTTCATAGAGTTGTTCAATAACTGCCTTTTGTTTGGAAATAGattaacaggcctttcttcccaggcacctctgaATGGATTCAAAAGCCCAACCTTTTGACTCATGGCTGCTCATTTTAACTATGTGCATCACTCAAGCACTCCTAAATAACATTTCAGTTATATAATTCAGATATGTCACCAAGTGTGCACTATAGAAATGATTACAATGTTATAAGTTAATTAAATTCTATTTGAAACAAATTAATTTTCATTATGAAGATTTTGCCTTAAAATATATAGTACATGTAATAAAATATAGTTAATTTAAGGGAAAACATCACACATTTAgcaatgatatttaaaaatatctttccTCTTTATTCTAAGGAACAGGAAGAAAACCTTTATGATAACTATTTCTGACTTAAATATATTCTTGGAAAACTTTAATTTTATCATAAAATTTTATTGCTTTGTTACTTGAAACCATTAATTCAGTTTGTTCTGAAGTCAAAGTATGTGCTGCCAAAACCTGTTGTCACAAAATTCCTGTATTTGAATCCCTACTATGCTATCCTTTTGTCCTGTGTGCTGCTGCAAACACTGTTATAATTGTATAAGGGATAAATTCAATACGACAGAATAAGTAGCTGCATAATTGTGTTATTGGTTCAATCTTATGTTAGCTACTTTAATATGATAATTTCAAAATGCACATACTTCACAAGTGTTTATGGAACAATAGGTAAGATTATAACATGGAAAGACTTTACATAAAATCTAGTAGAAAGATAAAGATGAGTCATTGTGTTAATATAGTGTAATAGAGACTCAATCTTTACTATGTGAATAAGTCAGGTTTAtattgaaaaataagaaaagttCATATCTTGTTCATCCCtgtccaaaataataattttcccttcccttcctagaatataattcaaatacttttttttaattgtgattgTTTTTATATTCAATAGAATGTTCTATCAGTGCCTTAGAGATGCACATGTGTCtttagaaatatttaaaagagGAATGTAACAATTTTTTAAACTGTATTCACTACCTAAATTCATATATTAATAATTTGATTAATATCTGGAATATCTGAACTTCTCATTTCTGGCCTACCAGTCATAAACTTCAATCATGTATAGTTTTAATCTCACTTCAGAttctaatttttgttttttacatgttttataaagatttttttcataCAAATTTAATATAGggcattttgttgtttttatgtaTTTTGAAAAAAGCACCATTATTACGTTTtcttctgaaaaataaaataagtacatAAAATAATGTGCTAATTACTTTTCCTTAATTTAAAAATCCTGCACTTTCCTATAAAGTTAATCTCTCCCTCACAAACATACACAGATCAAATAAAGCAATTTCAGCAATGTACAAGTCTTTTTTAAAATGCCAAAGAAGATTGGTGTTATTATAAGTACTTAAATGAATTGAaggtgttttctttatattacctcatgtgttcatcacaatctgcaaacaacaacagaaattaATAACTTAATTTCAAATCAGATGAGCAAATTTAATTTTGCTACTTATAAAATATAAACCTCTCCAGAACCTATAAAACgattcttaaatatacaaatttaTAGTAAAAAAGTGCACTTCATAGTTTAACCTAAGAAGTGCACTGAATTATCATGTAGATCTAGACAGAGAAAAGAATAATAGAATAAAAAATTATCTGAAAttgaacaaaaagacagcaatctGGACCAGAACAGGATAGACTGGCCATGTTATTCAAAACAAGGATATCCCTAGAGTTAAAAGAAATCATTATGAACAAAAACTGAAGGTAAAATCCAGAGCTGGAAGAAAAGACTTACTTATGGAAGCAAATAAATCAGTCATGAGATAAACTCACTCAGAATCCTTTGAAGTTGGTAGACCATAGCCTTGGTTGAAGGAACAAATGTTCTTCCTCTGCACTGCTGGATGACTTAGGAAATATTTAagacttcctttttttttcttttttcaaaaaaccACAACTGACACTCCCCACTATTTCTACCAGTAGTTTATAGGACTTCAAATCTGTTCCTATTATTAGCAGCCAAGCAACTCTGCATTCCCAGACGTCAGATAAGATTATTCCCTAGATCTTAGACCAGTCAAGTGTATAGATTAACTCCATGGGGATAAATTGTCCACAACTTTCAGCTACTATCAGTTAGGTAATGTAAGAGACCCAGTATTTATTCATTCAGCCTGTCTCTGCATACAAATTCCTTTTAAATTGTCATTTACTTTTAGGAGTCACAACTGTTAAATTACAAGTGAAGAGCACCTGGCAATATGGTTGTTTGAACTCATTGGCTCTATTGGATTACTGGTAGCTAAGTGTACTTTGTCAGGAAACATGTCAAGAATTCCCATGACCTGTCTGTTTTCTGACTTTCCAAGTGAAAAATCTATGTAGTAAGTAATTCGCTTATTATGTAGTAAGTAACTCACCTATATAGAGTTTATCTAAGAAACTGATCTGTAATTATAAGTCATTTCAAAGTAAAGtatctgtgataggtttattttGTTGACCTGGCCAATAGAAAAATGTGGGTAGAGATTAATCAGGTGGTAGTTTGTTTGGATGGCAAAGAGAAAATGCTCTGCAAGGTCGAcccctgtctctcttgctctctggagactggaccagtgtgctgctggttaactagttctctgcctcaacctgtgtgctacactacctgtggaccaaGCCATTCGGTAGATTGTCTCGCTAGAGTTTGAAGCTCCTTTGCGACCTACTTAGCcatactgctggtgtgtacatcacttgagcttgaggctgatggATCCTGTCACCCTGCATTGCttaagtttgatatcccatctgggcctgattCACTAAGCTCCCATGCTACTGTTGTTGACTATTGCTGAACCACCCTGCCATCAGCTGCTTGGGGACATACTCTGCCTGGCTTGCCTGTGGGAAGACTCTCCTGtcagcttccttgaccttggacagaAGCCTCCTCAGTGAATTAAAGAACTTTCAGTAtagtaactgttccacaaaagttagttacctgagccctctatactgttgtgtggactaattagctgttatattcatcTCACCATATAAACctttctctctatctctctatctatttctctatctatctatattatctattatctatctatttatctatctatctctctatttatctatctatctctctatctatctgtctgtctatgtgcataagtgtcctagttttgcATCTGTGCTTCTATTGCTTCAACTGAAAACAATTgactacattttattttaaagatattgTTATATCAGAAAAGAGTAAGAAATATCTAATGTAATGGAAATACATTATATgtaatcattttaatattttaaaaatatagagaGAAATAAATTGGATGTGTGCACACTGAAACAGTAACAGTGTCTGGCTCTGAAGAGAGGGGGGTATGAAAATTTCCTCTTTATCATTAGAAAAAAGTTCAAGTTCTGCACATGATAGAAATTGTTTCTGGAAGTTAATCACAtactataaaataatttaaaatacatatttattcatgtattttctctattttaacatttaatatttaaatatgagCCAATTTTATTGTATTGTGTACACACTTGACTATTTTTTTCAAAGTGTTCATCAGTTACTACAGCAAAATGTATTACTTAactcccttttatttattttcttttgtttcttcctatACACAACTCACTCATgaatatgaaaatataatggTTTCTTAGTTAGGTCACAGCTAATATACAGAAGAAATTGTTCATCTTTCTTAATCAGGCACCCAAAACAGGTAAACAggcgttttttgtttgttttgtttttttcattagaTCAGAGTCACATAGAAATAGTTTAAGTGAACAAAATATGTTTAATTACCTTGAACACATGAAAATTGCAGGGCCAAGATCTGAAAGAATGCAAGTTATTAAGGTTATTCTATGATACACAACCATGATTCCTTGAATTGAGTGTACATTTTAGGCAGGAAAGTCAGCTGAGATAATGAGCAGAAATAACTGATTGTATTTTAAGGATAGACAAACATTGGATGGCTGGGCTGTGGTACTAATTTTGAATTAAAACCAGACTAATCTCAATGAATTGGAGATTAAAAGTGTCCTAAATGTTCAACCcttccaagatgctattctgcTCCCTTCTCCCCGCCGCCCCCCCGACTTCTCCCTTGAGTATAGTCCCACTTACCACACTGGGACTATCATCCACTGCAACATCCCATAGAAACTCACAGAAATTGGAAGAAACATCTAACATGGCAGTGGGTCCTGTTCAATACATATCTGAAGGTCAGGCTGAGGCATGGCAAGTGCAAGGTCCAGAGCCAGGAGCCCAAAATGTCCAAaatacaagaaggaaaaagagaaaggggcagtcggcctagactccatataggcacaccaagcccagaggatgaggtccctgcatggggatgctggggcacagagaggactgcgggactaccaacagctcaagacatgttgtcccctaaaAAGCATGCAGTGACAGGGGACGATGAtggggacacatggtggggaGACAGTGGGGTAATGGAGCATAAGAGATCAGCAATCAGAGTAAAACCAagccacagagcccctgaggagtCCCAAGAGTGGACTTTGAGCAAGGAGGGGAAGCACCCAGATCACCCTCAGGGCCAAGGCACAGGGTCCCATGGGGACCAGAAAATAGAGCTGGACCTATCTagggtcttttttctttttctgatttttttctcttcccttttctttcttcaaccataGCCTTTCTTATTGTTTGGGCTAGGACATGGATGGGttggctaattatatgggttgggCCATGGGAGGCAATGAGGCCAATGGCCCTggaaggtagagggggaagaaggaggttgGGAGAAGGATGTGGTGAGCGGTTGGcgtcatggacaagggaacaaatagggaagcagaaccagcatctaggagaagGTAGAGATcttgtgagtattagagcaacaccgaGTAGGTGAAGGGGAAGCACAAAGAGCTGGAAGAAGGGGGCGAgtgatggcagggcaggaggagacaaaaagaaacaaaggtaAACTCTAGGAATAGATAGGCAGATTAACAGAGGTGcgcacttatgcaaatacattaatccataacaatagtggtattggcctatgtacttatatttataaggcaatacactgaaacTGCAGACATGTCTTGGGTCTCAGCTCATACCTTCTCTCaatacaggaacactttgttctaacaaattggcattctgtgatgctcactgcctccctcccccccacccccaacccaacaattgctgaagaaaaaatgcgTACATAAGCAGATGCGGTGAAGACAGAgcatggtgccaggctattaaaagatatagtgtctggtgtcttaaaggcttgaagttaaacaagtggccatccaatagtgaagcaacaagcacacgtggaagaagcacaccagccagtgctatCGTGAGTTGTCAAGACTGGGCAATGGGTATCAGAAAATTCACAACAaatggtaaacaaacaaacaaaaatgcatgagTGAGAATGGAGAGGGGTTGGAGTagaaatccaaagcccatctatggacagtggggcatccccccacagagtggtcacagggagggggtgagtcaatcagggcacagtacagcactaatgggtcacacaatatacctctgttccctggaggccttctcaccccccagcccccacccccactctcatgaccccaatgccACTTCCCACTCTAGACTAGACGGGGACATGTACGTAGGGATAGgccagagataaaactcacaacacatggagcccaggaacaggaatgggactagagataccaaaagggtacagGAGAGGCAGGGTGAGTTGGGGGGGGCGGCGGTAGGCACCGACTGCAATGAATAGCACATGaccacacctccccccccccaccaccgtcaggaggaagaacaacaggaaCCAAaaagaaagggagacagtggtcagaatgagatttgaaaataattaacaatctacaaaaatgagggggccatgagggttgggggcAGCGGAGAGaggataaaaaagaggagctgatccaagggctcaatggaaagtaaatatctagaaaagacgATGgactatatgtacaaatatgttggatATAATTGACGttcggtttgtaacaagagttgcaagagcccccaataaaatgattgtaaaaaaacaataatgacatataaagaaatgtaaagTGTTTATAAGCAGAACAtacacttttaaaaaacaggacATACCAACTTTTCTTGCTTCTACCAGAGCTTAGTCAGAAAGTAGAATTTTAGCTTTCTAGGTGAGATGAAGTACATTAGAACTCTGTGGTGTTGCCAGTATTTGTTATATACTGATACCCAatccaaataaaacaaaggacGGTGGCTTAAGTCACACCCTCTACTGTTGTAGAGCCAAAGATGTCcctaaggaaacaaagggtgtgattCACCCTTTTAATGGAGTTTTTTTCCCATCCAAATCTTGTCCATTATTGTAGTAGAAAGTATCTCTAAAATGGGAATATGGATACAGGTATATACAGTCCAGAATTACAATATgccacataaggaattatggctagaaggtccacattaattgactATAACTCAATATAGAAGAAACATTTTAAGCCAAATATTTGCTAGGAATTGGCTGAtagtatttttatctttaaaatggaAGTGAATTTATCTAGAATTCCTAAAATATGTAATTATCACCCAGAAGCAAATATTAATCCTtcctgaaaatgtattttattgTTAGGACTTAAATTATTTGTATAATCAAAAGTTCATTGTCACtgaatcaattctggctcacTGTAACCCTACAGGATAGCATAGAATAGTactctgtgtttccaagactgtaaatctctacaaaagcagacaacctcatgttTTTCCTTTGgaacgactggtgggtttgaattaccaACCTCATGGTTAACATCTCtaggcttaaccactgtgccactatgactcttaaaatatttttgtgtaaGATCTGACATTCAATCCAAAAAAACTTATTATTTGAGATAATAAAGAgacataattaaaaaaatgaaaattgggGATAATACTTTGAAAAATATACATATGAAAATTCAACAAATTAAAAGTCCAGTACATGAATTTAAAGGCAGATTCAACACAGTAGAAGGCAATTGATTTGCATGAAAAATAAATTTGAAGCTATTATTTTGATTTTGAATTGAGAATTGTTTTGAGTGAGGATTAGGAAGcaaagagaaacagataacgaaaaataagaaaaaagagaGTAAGAAACAATGTTTTTTAACATATAATGGGACTTCAATATGTCAAAGAAAGATGAaattaaagataatgaaatttcccTACAAATGTCTTGCGTATGAGATGAAAACCACAAAGGGAAAGAGAATAATCACACAGAAGCAAATCTgaaaagaaaattgttgaaaaaatattttttaaacattttcatgtgagttgggtgaagattGATAGAGAAAATTAGTTTTCCTTTCAAAACCCCACATATTTGTGTTGTTGGTGGTAGTCTTCATGTGTTTCCCACTTCCATTCCTCATTCTttgctgccttctgagttttgtccatggacaaatgctgcccttttgatctcatttGGTTTATTATTTCAAGGAGTTTCATCTCCTAGAATTACTGTTTGACTGAAATTGGagccacaggggtgagttcagtacCAGACCTGCAGCATGACTAAGGGACCCTTGAGTCTTGGGGATTTTACTAGTCTTTATCCATCAGTAAATctagtgtctctctctctctctctctctctctctctctctctctctctctctctctctctctctctctctctctctctctctctctctctctctctctctctctctctctctctcttttaaattaCTATAACTCAATGTGTCCATCAGATTTCAACCCCCAAAGCataatttaacaacaacaacaaataccccAAAtatcaattcactgccatcgaatctatTCGGACTTCTAGTGATTCTATagaacggagtagaactgcctctgtgggttttcaagatcgTGAAATGTTTCTAAAATATAGAAAGCTTCACCGTTCTACCCTGGGATGACGAGTGGCTTCCGACTGCtagccttatagttagcagcatcactcttaacccactgtgccactactaggagtaatataaaatattaattgtGAGAAAATGGAAATAGTTAGACAAATTgataggagttctggtggcagcaGAGCTTATGCACTGGACTAAGAATGACAAGGTCAGCCTTTCCAACTCACCGGTTCATTGCACCATGTTCTGTAGTGGATCCCTATTTTTAATAATATGATTTTGTTTCACTTTAATTTACTTAAATAGTATTATTTCTCAATAATGATGCTTTGTATGATGATTTTAGGTTGATGCCTCTTGTTGTTAATTCTCTGTCCAAAGAACTTccttattatttttcaaaaagtTAGTCTTGTTTTCACAAATTCTTTAGTTTTTCCTtatctgaaaattattttatttttccctcttaTTTGATGGGCAATTTTGTAGATATAGAATTCTTAGTTGACaggtttttattcttttaaggTTTTTGAATAGAATCCCCCATTGCTTTcttgtctttctctcctggagtgtCTGGTGGTCTCAAACGACTGACCTTGCGGATCGCACCCCTAAGatatgccacca is from Tenrec ecaudatus isolate mTenEca1 chromosome 2, mTenEca1.hap1, whole genome shotgun sequence and encodes:
- the LOC142440442 gene encoding olfactory receptor 8U9-like: MTNDTTVTEFILKGFSEMLELRLVSTALILSIYLFALLGNISIIAAVTRDSRLHTPMYFFLKNLSFLDLCYTSVTIPKALINSLMGSGVISFWECVAQLFAFVMLCASECFLLTAMAYDRCLAIHRPLLYGIIMSRKLCAELVIVAWLSGALYAIFHTVNTFSLQFCGPNVIDHFFCDSSPIMRLSCSDPHANEEVGFAVGGCIILGACALTIISYAFIIHTIAQINSADGRWKAFSTCSSHLATVILFYVTGSFAYLRPASHYSPTQGRLVSVFYSILTPSLNPVVYCLRNTDMQVALKKLFVPSK